In one window of Acidobacteriota bacterium DNA:
- a CDS encoding SDR family oxidoreductase — translation MKISDLFDVSGCGAVVTGGASGIGLGYAEALAAGGARVTLLDLDPVRLEAETGRLRREGFDVRGSLVDVTDHGALDAAFDEAAALYGRLDAAFANAGIDPGAGFVGAWAGSERPRLPGGALENYTDQRWNRVIEVNLNGIFATVRAAARHMKPHRRGRVVVTTSLASTRIEPAIGAAYMTAKAGAAQFMRTAALELAAYGITVNAIAPGYIVTNIGGGHAHDPEEQAAVARAIPMHRVGFPRDLYGLALFLASPASDYITGQEIVVDGGWGLGAAD, via the coding sequence ATGAAAATTTCCGATCTGTTCGATGTCAGCGGCTGCGGCGCCGTCGTCACCGGGGGAGCCAGCGGCATCGGGCTCGGCTATGCCGAGGCCCTGGCCGCCGGCGGCGCGCGCGTGACGCTCCTGGACCTGGACCCCGTGCGCCTCGAGGCCGAAACCGGCCGGTTGCGCCGGGAGGGCTTCGATGTCCGCGGCTCTCTCGTGGACGTCACCGACCACGGCGCGCTCGACGCCGCTTTCGACGAGGCGGCCGCGCTCTACGGCCGGCTCGACGCCGCCTTCGCCAACGCCGGGATCGACCCGGGGGCCGGCTTTGTCGGCGCCTGGGCCGGGTCCGAACGTCCCCGCCTCCCCGGGGGGGCGCTCGAGAACTACACCGACCAGCGATGGAACCGGGTGATCGAGGTCAACCTCAACGGCATTTTCGCGACCGTGCGCGCCGCCGCCCGCCACATGAAGCCGCACCGGCGGGGGCGCGTCGTCGTCACCACCTCGCTCGCGAGCACCCGCATCGAGCCCGCCATCGGGGCGGCCTACATGACGGCCAAGGCGGGGGCGGCGCAGTTCATGCGCACGGCGGCCCTGGAGCTCGCGGCCTACGGCATCACCGTCAACGCCATCGCCCCCGGCTACATCGTCACCAACATCGGCGGGGGGCACGCTCACGACCCGGAGGAACAGGCGGCGGTCGCCCGGGCGATCCCGATGCACCGGGTGGGATTCCCCCGCGACCTGTACGGGCTGGCTCTTTTTCTGGCCTCGCCCGCCTCGGATTACATCACGGGCCAGGAGATCGTCGTCGACGGCGGCTGGGGGCTGGGGGCGGCGGACTGA
- a CDS encoding AI-2E family transporter, translating into MPEERSRADTIYGGIVLLAALVVIIAGMKAARVIVAPVMLSLFAAIALSPLVAWLTRRRVPRVLAVLAVLAVILVLGVVTGIVAVGAFESLTRRIPFYAERLRMETAALIHWAQGRGLDIPERGILGLIDPGAAITVAANLLREFGNAVANGFLILLVAMLMLIEGAELPGRIRKAYAMEESRFAWFGAFTANLYRYLAIKTVISLATGVAAGAWLWFLGVDFPVLWGLLAFLLNYAPTIGSILAGIPVVLLALIQLGWGSALLVALGYLALNLLLGTILEPRFLGRELGMPTLLVFLSMLFWGWVLGPMGIFLSIPLTMTVLIALKSHPDTERIAVLLGPRDPA; encoded by the coding sequence ATGCCGGAGGAGCGAAGCAGGGCGGACACGATTTACGGCGGAATCGTTCTGCTGGCCGCCCTGGTGGTCATCATCGCGGGCATGAAGGCCGCGCGCGTGATCGTGGCCCCGGTCATGCTCAGCCTTTTCGCCGCCATCGCGCTCTCGCCCCTGGTGGCCTGGCTGACGCGCCGCCGGGTCCCCCGGGTCCTCGCGGTCCTGGCGGTGCTGGCCGTCATCCTGGTCCTGGGCGTCGTCACGGGGATCGTCGCCGTCGGGGCGTTCGAATCGCTCACCCGGCGGATCCCGTTCTACGCGGAGCGCCTGAGGATGGAGACGGCGGCCCTGATCCACTGGGCGCAGGGGCGGGGGCTCGACATCCCCGAAAGGGGGATCCTCGGCCTGATCGACCCCGGGGCGGCGATCACGGTTGCGGCCAACCTGCTCAGGGAGTTCGGCAACGCCGTGGCCAACGGCTTTCTGATCCTGCTCGTGGCGATGCTGATGCTGATCGAAGGGGCCGAACTCCCGGGGAGGATCCGCAAGGCCTACGCGATGGAGGAGAGCCGTTTCGCCTGGTTCGGGGCGTTCACGGCCAACCTCTACCGCTACCTGGCCATCAAGACCGTCATCAGCCTCGCCACCGGGGTCGCGGCCGGCGCCTGGCTCTGGTTTCTCGGAGTCGATTTCCCCGTCCTGTGGGGGCTGCTGGCCTTTCTGCTCAATTACGCCCCCACCATCGGGTCGATCCTGGCGGGAATCCCCGTCGTGCTGCTGGCCCTGATCCAGCTCGGGTGGGGGAGCGCGCTGCTCGTCGCCCTGGGCTACCTGGCGCTCAACCTCCTGCTGGGCACGATCCTGGAGCCGCGTTTCCTGGGGAGGGAACTCGGCATGCCCACCCTGCTGGTCTTTCTCTCGATGCTCTTCTGGGGGTGGGTGCTGGGCCCCATGGGCATCTTCCTCTCCATCCCGCTGACCATGACCGTCCTCATCGCCCTGAAGAGCCACCCGGACACCGAGCGGATCGCCGTCCTGCTCGGTCCGCGGGATCCGGCCTGA